A single Streptomyces mirabilis DNA region contains:
- a CDS encoding TetR/AcrR family transcriptional regulator — translation METATPVKRRVPRPRADALRNRERIVAAAREMFVEFGPDVPFDEIARRAGVGNATVYRNFPDRDALAREVVCSVMDRTSEWIESALAEGGDAFQALSDFVHFAADERIGALCPMLSEAFDQHHPDLFAARERTMEMIEALMRRAREAGQLRPDVESGDVMIAVSQLTRPLPGTACQGIDRFVHRHLQLFLDGLRAPARSVLPGVAATVEDLRTA, via the coding sequence GTGGAGACCGCCACCCCCGTGAAGCGTCGCGTGCCCCGGCCCCGCGCCGATGCCCTGCGCAACCGGGAGCGGATCGTCGCCGCCGCGCGTGAGATGTTCGTCGAGTTCGGCCCCGACGTGCCGTTCGACGAGATCGCCCGCCGCGCCGGTGTCGGCAACGCCACGGTGTACCGCAACTTCCCGGACCGCGACGCGCTCGCGCGGGAGGTCGTCTGCTCGGTCATGGACCGCACGTCGGAGTGGATCGAGTCGGCTCTCGCCGAGGGCGGCGACGCCTTCCAGGCGCTGAGCGACTTCGTGCACTTCGCGGCGGACGAGCGGATCGGCGCCCTGTGCCCCATGCTCTCCGAAGCCTTCGATCAGCACCATCCGGATCTGTTCGCCGCACGCGAGCGGACCATGGAGATGATCGAGGCGCTGATGAGGCGCGCCCGCGAGGCCGGGCAGTTGCGTCCCGACGTCGAGTCCGGCGACGTGATGATCGCCGTCAGTCAGCTCACCCGGCCGCTGCCCGGCACCGCGTGCCAGGGCATCGACCGCTTCGTGCACCGTCATCTGCAGCTGTTCCTGGACGGTCTGCGGGCACCGGCCCGCTCCGTACTGCCCGGAGTGGCGGCCACCGTGGAGGATCTGCGAACAGCCTGA